Part of the Verrucomicrobiota bacterium genome is shown below.
ACGTTGCTTCAGGGCGTGTCTTCACATGGGCAGGGCAGGTTCAACGGCCGAGGCTGGTGCCAGAGCGAAGGCATCCACCCGGGGCGGGCCATGGAACGGGAGGAGATCGCCGCGGCCGATGGGCGCGAGCGGAGGCGCCGTGAACGGCGCGCCCCGACAACTTGCGGGTGCACCGGGCAGAGTTCCGTGCCTCCCGAAGCTGTTCTTGGCTCTCCTCGCCCGCGGATGAATGACTTTGGAAACCGTCTCAGTTGTCTGCCATGTGGCGCAGGCTGCCCAGCCTGCCGTATCGCCGACGGCCCCACGGCCCGGCGGGTGAAGAACGAGGCCCTTCCATGTTCTCCACGCGCTTGGTTTCCTTCGTCGCCCCGCAGGCTGGGCAGCCTGCGATACAGCCGACAGGGCTGTCTGCGTTACCACGACAACCCGGTCACCGCCAACCTTTAGATGCACCGCGCAAGGCGTGCCTCCTGGGAAGCTGCTTGCCCTTCCGTTCGGCGCTTACCTAGACTCGTTCTCCATGCTCGATATCAAACGAGTTCGCGAACAGACCGGCCAGATCCAGGAAAGGCTGGCCAGCCGCGGCGCCGGAGACGAACGCCACATCCCAACCTTGCTCGACCTCGACGAGCAGAGGCGCAAGGCGCTTGTTTCCGTCGAATCCCTCAAGTCTCAGCGCAATCGCGTTTCGAAGGAAATCGGCGCCCTCATGAGCCAGAAACGGGTGGAAGAAGCCGGGAACATGAAGGCTGAAACACGGCGGATCGGTGACGAAATCACCGCTTTGGACAAGCAAGTCGCCGACATCGAGAAGCACCGGGAAGAGTTGCTGCTGCGCCTTCCCAATGCGCCCCATGAAAGCGTCCCGCTCGGCAAATCGAGCGAGGACAATCCCGTCCTCCGGGTCTGGGGGGAAAAGCCGGTCCTCGATTTCACGCCCCTATCGCATGTGGACCTGTGCCAGTCACTCGGCTTGGTGGATTTCCATCGGGGCGCGAAACTCTCCGGGAGCGGATTCCTGCTCTACACCGGCTGGGGTGCGAAACTGGAGCGTGCTCTGATCGCTTACTTGCTCGATCTCCACACCACGCAGCACGGATACACGGAGGTCTCGCCTCCCTATATCATCGGCGAACACTGCATGACGGGGGTTGGCCAATTTCCCAAATTCAGAGATCAAGCCTACGCTCTTCAAGAAGGGTTGGACGGCGGCACCCTGGGAAAACTCTATTTGCTTCCCACCGCCGAGGCACCCGTGGCGAATATTCATCGCGAGGAACTTCTGCGCGAATCGCAATTGCCGATCCGTTATTGCGCCTACAGCCCTTGCTTTCGCGCCGAGGCGGGAGCCGCGGGCGTCGGCACGCGTGGCATGATTCGGGTGCATCAATTCGACAAGGTCGAACTCATCAAAATCGTGCATCCCGACCAAGGCTACGCCGAATTGGACGCGATGGTGGCGAACGCGGAGAAAGTCCTGCAATCGTTGGGGCTGCATTATCGGGTGATTCTGCTTTGCACCGGGGACATGGGGTTTGCCAGCGCGAAAACCTTCGATATCGAAGTGTGGGCTCCCGGGCAAAACCAATATCTGGAAGTCTCGAGCTGCTCCAATTGCGAGGATTACCAAGCCCGCAGAATGGGCATGCGATTCAAAACCGAGCAGGGCGAGAATCGTTTTCCTCATATTCTAAACGGGAGCGGCACGGCTTTGGCCCGCTTGTTTGTGGCCCTGATCGAGAGCGGACAGCAAGCAGACGGCACGGTGGTCATCCCGGAACCTCTGCGGCCTTACCTCGGCACCGACCGCTTGCGGCCTGCCGGCTGAGCCTCCCTCATGCATATCCTGATCGCGACTGGAGAAGCCTATCCCTACTCGAAAACGGGGGGGTTGGCCGATATGGCGGGCGCGCTCGCGAAGTATCTGGCCAAGGGCGGGTATCAGGTGACCCTGGTCACGCCCCACTACGCGTGTGTTCGGGATCATTTTCCCGGCCTTCAACCGTTCGACTGGCAACTGGGATTTCCGATGGACCAGGGATGGGAGGAAGGGGAAATCCTGATCGATGAACCCGAGCGCAATCTGCGGGTTCTCTTCATCTCGCACAAACGTTATTTCCACCGACCCGGACTTTATGGGCAGGGCGGGCGGGACTATCCTGACAACGCGGAACGATTCGCCTTCTTCGACAAGGCGGTGGTGAATTTGGCGCGTTACCTTCCGGACAAGCCCGATGTGGTGCACGTGCATGACTGGCAGACCGGGCTGGTTCCGTTGTTGATGTTGCACCAGGAATGGCAGGAGGGATGGCTGAACGCGCCGCGCACCCTGCTCACCATCCACAATCTGGCTTATCAGGGATTGTTCGAAAGCTCCGAGTTTCGCTGGACCAATCTTCCCTGGGATTATTTTCAAGCCGAAGGGGTGGAATTCTACGACAAGTTGAATTTTCTCAAGGCGGCCATTCAGTTTTCGGATCGTTTGACCACGGTCAGTCCGCGCTA
Proteins encoded:
- the serS gene encoding serine--tRNA ligase — translated: MLDIKRVREQTGQIQERLASRGAGDERHIPTLLDLDEQRRKALVSVESLKSQRNRVSKEIGALMSQKRVEEAGNMKAETRRIGDEITALDKQVADIEKHREELLLRLPNAPHESVPLGKSSEDNPVLRVWGEKPVLDFTPLSHVDLCQSLGLVDFHRGAKLSGSGFLLYTGWGAKLERALIAYLLDLHTTQHGYTEVSPPYIIGEHCMTGVGQFPKFRDQAYALQEGLDGGTLGKLYLLPTAEAPVANIHREELLRESQLPIRYCAYSPCFRAEAGAAGVGTRGMIRVHQFDKVELIKIVHPDQGYAELDAMVANAEKVLQSLGLHYRVILLCTGDMGFASAKTFDIEVWAPGQNQYLEVSSCSNCEDYQARRMGMRFKTEQGENRFPHILNGSGTALARLFVALIESGQQADGTVVIPEPLRPYLGTDRLRPAG